From one Methylomonas paludis genomic stretch:
- a CDS encoding phosphatidylglycerophosphatase A family protein, whose protein sequence is MNTLLRDYYGKSRLTAWQILKNPMLFLAFGFGSGLSRYMPGTFGTIAAIPLYLALQYTDSRVYLLVTICSVLGGIYICEQAARKLQVHDFGGIVWDEIAGLLITLTGLPYSWQMLLSGFCLFRLLDIFKPWPISWLDKNINGGLGIMLDDVVAGLLAAGLLRIWF, encoded by the coding sequence ATGAACACTTTACTTAGAGACTATTACGGAAAAAGCCGACTCACTGCTTGGCAAATCCTGAAAAATCCGATGTTATTTCTGGCATTTGGCTTCGGCTCCGGTTTAAGCAGGTATATGCCCGGCACTTTCGGCACCATTGCCGCCATCCCGCTGTATCTGGCACTCCAGTATACGGATAGTCGGGTATACCTGCTAGTTACTATCTGCAGTGTGCTTGGCGGCATTTATATCTGCGAACAAGCTGCCAGAAAACTTCAGGTACATGATTTTGGTGGCATCGTCTGGGATGAAATCGCCGGACTTTTAATTACATTGACTGGCCTACCTTATTCCTGGCAAATGCTGCTGAGCGGATTTTGTTTGTTCAGACTGTTAGACATCTTTAAACCTTGGCCTATTAGTTGGCTGGATAAGAACATCAATGGTGGGCTGGGCATCATGCTGGATGATGTGGTTGCAGGATTGCTTGCAGCTGGGCTGTTACGAATTTGGTTCTAG
- the ribH gene encoding 6,7-dimethyl-8-ribityllumazine synthase: protein MATVTILEGNLSALGGKFCIVSSRFNSFIVEQLEAGAIDALVRHGADRNTITLVKAPGAFELPSVVQRIAATKKYDAIIALGAVIRGGTPHFEYVAGECVKGIAQIALQYDIPVSFGVLTVDSIEQAIERAGTKAGNKGAEAALSAIEMVSLFRNLGV from the coding sequence ATGGCAACTGTCACTATTCTGGAAGGCAATCTATCTGCGCTAGGCGGCAAATTTTGCATTGTTTCTTCACGTTTCAACAGCTTCATCGTCGAGCAATTGGAAGCCGGTGCCATTGATGCATTGGTACGTCACGGGGCAGACCGAAACACCATTACCCTCGTCAAAGCCCCTGGGGCTTTCGAATTACCTAGTGTCGTACAACGAATTGCTGCGACTAAAAAATATGACGCGATTATTGCGTTAGGTGCTGTCATCCGTGGTGGCACTCCACATTTTGAATATGTGGCCGGCGAATGCGTAAAAGGTATCGCTCAGATTGCTTTACAATACGACATCCCAGTTAGTTTTGGGGTATTGACCGTAGACAGTATCGAACAAGCCATAGAGCGGGCAGGCACTAAAGCAGGTAATAAAGGTGCAGAAGCCGCACTATCGGCCATAGAAATGGTTAGCTTATTTAGAAATCTGGGCGTTTAA
- the nusB gene encoding transcription antitermination factor NusB: MSQAKTNARKCAVQALYQWQMSGESLSRIEIYFQEEDHLKGAQKNYFNEIFHGVPAQLDVIDAALAEFVDRPVEKIDPVERAILRVGVYELINRLETPYKVIINEGVNLAKFFGAEGSHKYINGILDKVSQKQRAVEIASKQAPSAP, from the coding sequence ATGAGTCAGGCAAAAACTAATGCAAGAAAGTGCGCGGTTCAGGCACTCTATCAATGGCAGATGAGCGGCGAGAGCTTGAGCCGTATTGAAATTTATTTTCAGGAAGAAGATCACCTGAAAGGTGCCCAAAAAAATTATTTTAATGAAATATTTCACGGTGTTCCAGCTCAGCTTGATGTGATAGATGCTGCACTAGCTGAATTTGTAGACCGGCCAGTGGAAAAAATCGATCCAGTGGAGCGTGCTATCTTGCGGGTAGGTGTTTATGAACTGATTAACCGGCTGGAAACACCCTATAAAGTCATCATCAATGAAGGCGTTAATCTGGCCAAGTTTTTTGGTGCGGAAGGTAGTCATAAATATATTAACGGCATCCTTGACAAGGTATCACAGAAACAACGCGCTGTGGAAATCGCTAGTAAACAGGCCCCATCTGCTCCTTAA
- the thiL gene encoding thiamine-phosphate kinase — MAIGEFDLIKRYFEVPAIRHACTQLGIGDDCALLNIPNGYQLAVTTDTMVEHVHFFADVDPQQLGHKLLAVNLSDLAAMGAEPIAVTLAMSLPRVDEQWLASFSTGFKNLARQYHLDLIGGDTTAGPLTLTVQALGLIPSGQALLRSTAKIGDLIYLSGNIGNAGLGLKIQQGYVCANPEQPLYSLHTPQPRIALGQALRNIASSCIDISDGLAADLGHILQKSAVGAILEWDKLRLSAEVRQYIYDTGDWQMPLTAGDDYELCFTVPRQLKSQLDNTCVCIGEIQTQPGLRLLRDGHQTLFQVKGYEHFT, encoded by the coding sequence ATGGCTATAGGCGAATTCGATTTAATCAAACGCTATTTTGAAGTACCGGCCATTCGGCACGCTTGTACTCAGCTCGGCATAGGTGATGACTGCGCCCTGTTAAACATCCCCAACGGTTATCAGTTGGCTGTGACCACCGACACCATGGTGGAACACGTACATTTCTTTGCCGATGTCGACCCTCAGCAATTAGGTCATAAATTGCTGGCGGTCAATTTAAGCGATCTGGCAGCTATGGGAGCAGAACCCATTGCAGTGACGCTAGCCATGAGTTTACCGCGTGTTGATGAACAATGGCTGGCGTCATTTTCCACAGGATTTAAGAATCTTGCCCGCCAATATCATCTGGATTTGATCGGCGGGGATACCACAGCCGGGCCATTGACTCTGACAGTACAAGCCTTGGGCCTGATCCCATCGGGCCAAGCCCTATTGCGGAGCACAGCCAAAATCGGTGATCTGATTTACTTAAGTGGCAACATCGGCAACGCTGGTTTAGGCCTAAAAATCCAGCAAGGTTATGTTTGCGCAAATCCTGAACAGCCGTTATACAGCCTCCATACCCCACAACCACGCATAGCGTTGGGACAAGCACTGCGTAATATCGCCAGCAGTTGTATTGATATTTCTGACGGGTTGGCCGCGGATTTAGGCCATATACTCCAAAAAAGTGCTGTGGGCGCCATTTTAGAGTGGGATAAACTACGTCTATCCGCAGAAGTGCGCCAATATATTTACGATACCGGTGACTGGCAGATGCCGTTGACTGCGGGTGATGACTATGAACTCTGCTTTACCGTGCCGCGCCAGCTTAAATCCCAATTAGATAACACCTGCGTCTGCATCGGTGAAATTCAAACCCAACCCGGTCTACGTCTGTTGCGCGATGGCCACCAGACACTTTTTCAGGTGAAAGGTTATGAACACTTTACTTAG
- the ribBA gene encoding bifunctional 3,4-dihydroxy-2-butanone-4-phosphate synthase/GTP cyclohydrolase II has translation MNSIEEIITDLRQGKMVIIMDDESRENEGDLLMAATFTRPEDVNFMAKYGRGLICLTLTRERCQQLRLPLMVSDNQTPYTTNFTVSIEAAQGVTTGISAADRALTIQSAVSKNAQPSDLVQPGHIFPLMAQPGGVLNRAGHTEAGCDLARLAGVEPAAVIVEILNDDGSMARRPDLELFAAQHDLKIGTIADLIHYRIRHENTLERISECHYPTEFGLFKLYAYQDRNDDNVHLALVMGDVAGDDPVLVRVHARNLIDDLFFSLRSDCMVPIREALCKIAEAGRGVLVIVRSNENNKALVELIHHYQMQDNGIRDGQSAYEGPDWRTTGTGSRILADLGVRRLKVMGTQKKYIGLSGFDLEVVEHVEGSFKL, from the coding sequence ATCTACGTCAGGGCAAAATGGTCATCATAATGGATGACGAGAGCCGCGAAAATGAAGGTGATCTGTTGATGGCCGCGACTTTCACCCGTCCTGAAGATGTCAACTTTATGGCCAAATACGGTCGAGGCTTGATTTGTCTAACCTTGACCCGCGAGCGTTGTCAACAATTACGTTTACCTTTGATGGTTAGCGACAATCAAACGCCTTATACCACCAATTTTACCGTTTCAATTGAAGCGGCACAGGGAGTGACAACAGGAATTTCCGCTGCCGACCGGGCGTTAACCATCCAATCTGCAGTATCAAAAAATGCTCAACCCAGTGATCTGGTGCAGCCTGGCCATATTTTTCCATTGATGGCCCAACCCGGCGGCGTGTTAAATCGGGCCGGCCATACTGAAGCGGGTTGCGATTTGGCACGACTGGCCGGAGTGGAACCAGCGGCAGTGATAGTCGAGATTCTGAATGACGACGGCAGCATGGCACGCCGGCCCGATTTGGAGCTATTTGCGGCACAACACGATTTAAAAATAGGCACTATTGCCGATCTGATTCATTACCGCATCCGTCACGAAAACACCCTGGAACGTATTAGTGAGTGCCACTATCCCACCGAGTTCGGCTTATTTAAACTATATGCCTATCAAGACCGGAATGACGATAATGTACATCTGGCCTTGGTAATGGGAGATGTGGCCGGCGACGACCCGGTTTTAGTCCGGGTACATGCCCGAAACTTGATTGATGACTTGTTTTTCTCGTTACGTAGCGATTGCATGGTGCCGATCCGTGAAGCACTGTGCAAAATTGCCGAGGCCGGACGCGGAGTATTGGTTATTGTTCGTAGTAATGAAAATAATAAAGCGCTGGTAGAACTGATACATCATTACCAAATGCAGGATAACGGCATTAGGGACGGTCAATCCGCCTACGAGGGGCCGGACTGGCGTACCACAGGCACCGGGTCGAGAATTCTGGCCGATCTGGGCGTCAGACGCTTAAAAGTAATGGGTACCCAAAAAAAATATATTGGTCTGTCGGGCTTTGACCTGGAAGTGGTCGAGCATGTCGAGGGATCATTTAAGCTGTAA